From Emcibacter nanhaiensis, one genomic window encodes:
- a CDS encoding type II toxin-antitoxin system RatA family toxin → MPRFEDRRDLPYRAEQMYDLVADVGSYQDFLPWCQGVRVYNRNDKDFYADLIIGFKMFRERFTSQVHLEDDSIEVKYIKGPLKYLVNRWEFTARDDGGCHIDFLVDFEFKNRLFEKMVGALFSEAVSHMIQAFEKRAHELYGSV, encoded by the coding sequence ATGCCCAGGTTTGAAGACAGGCGCGATCTGCCGTACCGGGCAGAGCAGATGTATGATCTGGTGGCCGATGTGGGGTCCTATCAGGACTTCCTGCCCTGGTGCCAGGGAGTCCGGGTCTATAACCGCAATGACAAGGATTTCTATGCGGACCTGATCATCGGCTTCAAGATGTTTCGGGAACGCTTTACCTCCCAGGTTCATCTCGAGGATGACTCGATCGAGGTGAAATATATCAAGGGACCGCTCAAATATCTGGTCAACCGCTGGGAGTTTACCGCGCGGGACGACGGCGGCTGCCATATTGATTTCCTGGTGGATTTTGAATTCAAGAACCGGCTGTTCGAGAAAATGGTTGGCGCCCTTTTTTCCGAAGCCGTCAGTCACATGATCCAGGCCTTCGAGAAACGGGCCCACGAACTTTACGGCAGCGTATAA
- the lpdA gene encoding dihydrolipoyl dehydrogenase gives MSAQKFDLVVVGGGPGGYVAAIRSAQLGLKTALVEAEHLGGICLNWGCIPTKALLRSAEVYHNMKHAADYGLSADNVSFDLEAVIKRSRGVAKQLNSGVKGLMKKNKVTVIDGYGKLVKPGHIAVEKNGNKVADVEAGHIILATGARARELPHLKADGEQVWTYKHAMTPKDMPESLLVIGSGAIGIEFASFYNELGADVTVVEMMDRVLPVEDEEISAFAAKSFKAQGMNLMTNASVTKLDKKKDSVVCTVEDKSGKAQTIEVEKVILAIGITGNVEGIGLEENGIKVDRGHVVTDEWGYTGVKGVYAIGDLTGAPWLAHKASHEGVIAVEKIAKDLGNKEIKDLHPMDKSNIPGCTYCRPQVASVGLTEKAAKGKGLKIKVGRFPFIGNGKAIALGEAEGMIKTIFDEKTGELLGAHMVGAEVTELIQGYVVARTLETTEAELMHTVFPHPTLSEMMHESVLDAYGKALHF, from the coding sequence ATGTCTGCACAGAAATTCGATCTCGTAGTCGTAGGCGGCGGTCCTGGCGGTTATGTGGCAGCGATCCGTTCCGCCCAGCTCGGCCTCAAAACCGCGCTGGTGGAAGCTGAGCATCTCGGCGGTATCTGCCTCAACTGGGGCTGTATCCCGACCAAGGCGCTGCTGCGCTCCGCTGAGGTCTATCACAATATGAAGCATGCGGCCGATTACGGCCTCTCTGCCGACAATGTCAGCTTTGACCTGGAAGCGGTGATCAAGCGCAGTCGCGGCGTCGCCAAGCAGCTGAACTCCGGCGTCAAAGGCCTGATGAAAAAGAACAAGGTCACCGTCATTGACGGCTATGGCAAGCTGGTCAAGCCGGGTCATATCGCTGTTGAAAAAAACGGCAACAAGGTCGCCGATGTGGAAGCCGGACATATTATCCTCGCCACCGGCGCCCGGGCGCGGGAGCTGCCGCACCTCAAGGCCGACGGCGAGCAGGTCTGGACCTACAAGCACGCCATGACGCCGAAAGATATGCCGGAAAGCCTGCTGGTGATCGGTTCCGGCGCCATTGGTATCGAATTTGCCAGCTTCTATAACGAGCTTGGTGCCGATGTCACCGTGGTGGAAATGATGGACCGGGTGCTGCCGGTGGAGGATGAGGAAATCTCTGCCTTTGCCGCCAAGTCGTTCAAGGCCCAGGGCATGAACCTGATGACCAATGCATCTGTCACCAAGCTGGACAAGAAAAAAGACAGTGTGGTTTGTACGGTCGAGGATAAGTCCGGCAAGGCCCAGACCATTGAAGTGGAAAAAGTCATCCTTGCCATCGGCATTACCGGTAACGTGGAAGGCATCGGCCTCGAGGAAAATGGCATCAAGGTGGACCGTGGCCATGTGGTCACCGACGAATGGGGCTATACCGGCGTCAAGGGGGTCTATGCCATCGGCGACCTGACCGGCGCACCGTGGCTCGCTCACAAGGCCAGTCATGAAGGTGTCATCGCCGTGGAAAAAATCGCCAAGGATCTCGGCAACAAGGAGATCAAGGACCTGCACCCGATGGACAAGTCCAATATCCCGGGCTGTACCTATTGCCGGCCGCAGGTCGCCAGTGTCGGCCTGACTGAGAAAGCCGCCAAGGGAAAAGGTCTCAAGATCAAGGTCGGACGCTTCCCCTTTATCGGCAACGGCAAGGCCATCGCCCTGGGCGAAGCGGAAGGCATGATCAAGACCATCTTTGATGAAAAGACCGGTGAATTGCTGGGCGCCCACATGGTTGGCGCAGAGGTGACAGAACTGATCCAGGGCTATGTGGTGGCCCGCACGCTGGAGACCACGGAAGCCGAACTGATGCATACGGTGTTCCCGCATCCGACACTTTCCGAAATGATGCATGAATCAGTGCTTGACGCCTACGGGAAAGCTCTCCATTTTTAG
- a CDS encoding oligosaccharide flippase family protein — protein sequence MNSAAEVTQDNKKDIAKGAGANFGGFLIRLGARVPFLLLAGHLYGAGIFGQYVFAVTYVETLSVLAVFGFKRSIFKFLNGHIRERNMPEAAKAVLNCLMIVLGFAALIVLATYLGSPLLYRLFGVEMAGAALILAPAILLYSLTEILLASTRAFRLMRYEIFTKSVMEPYSLLGLGTVLYFSGLREQGLLVAYLFMITLSFSSALYGFFRLFSFAHFRGFAPDFPLIRSMLAFSGPTAIYDLGNFFLQRVDVFMLSWLTGSTTVGIYGMALQVATTVKKIRQSFDPILEPVLSQSAETDDLKKTVSEMAQVSYWMASIQVIIVVMLFFYGSALMSLFGSEFSAAGIMLSLIILGDAVNGSLGISELLLLYKKPAVNPVIIFVILPLHLGLCYLLTSRYGGEGAALSIFITYVVMNILRIAIVRRLFEIFPLDARLLRPLCAGGVAILILSMGEKSFALNTIGGVLAGLFIVLPAYFSIIYLLSSSSERSRIRSLLPAGGSRQ from the coding sequence TTGAACAGCGCTGCAGAAGTCACCCAGGATAACAAAAAAGATATCGCCAAGGGAGCAGGGGCCAACTTCGGCGGCTTCCTCATTCGCCTTGGTGCCCGGGTGCCGTTCCTGCTGCTGGCCGGACATCTGTATGGCGCCGGGATCTTCGGCCAATATGTCTTTGCCGTGACCTATGTGGAAACCCTGTCGGTTCTGGCCGTGTTTGGGTTCAAACGCTCCATTTTCAAATTCCTCAACGGTCATATCCGCGAACGTAACATGCCGGAAGCGGCCAAGGCAGTGCTCAACTGCCTGATGATTGTACTCGGTTTTGCCGCATTGATCGTGCTCGCCACCTATCTTGGCAGTCCCTTGTTATACCGGCTGTTTGGGGTGGAAATGGCCGGCGCGGCCCTGATCCTGGCGCCGGCGATCCTGCTTTATTCCCTGACCGAAATCCTGCTGGCCTCGACCCGGGCGTTCCGGCTGATGCGCTACGAGATTTTCACCAAAAGCGTCATGGAACCCTATAGCCTGTTGGGGCTAGGCACAGTGCTGTATTTTTCCGGCCTCAGGGAACAGGGGCTGCTGGTGGCCTATCTGTTCATGATTACCCTGTCTTTCAGTTCGGCGCTGTACGGGTTTTTCCGGCTGTTTTCCTTTGCCCATTTCAGGGGCTTTGCGCCTGATTTTCCGCTGATCCGCTCCATGTTGGCTTTTTCCGGCCCGACCGCCATCTACGATCTGGGGAATTTTTTCCTGCAGCGGGTGGACGTCTTTATGCTGTCCTGGCTGACCGGCAGCACCACCGTCGGGATTTACGGCATGGCGCTGCAGGTGGCGACCACAGTCAAGAAAATCCGCCAGAGTTTCGATCCGATCCTCGAGCCGGTTCTGTCCCAGTCCGCGGAAACCGACGATTTGAAAAAGACCGTCAGCGAAATGGCGCAGGTCAGCTACTGGATGGCGTCGATCCAGGTGATTATTGTCGTAATGCTGTTTTTCTACGGCTCTGCCCTGATGTCCCTGTTCGGCTCTGAATTTTCTGCCGCCGGCATTATGCTGTCGCTGATTATCCTGGGGGATGCGGTAAATGGCTCGCTCGGAATTTCCGAGTTGCTGCTGCTGTACAAGAAACCGGCCGTTAATCCGGTGATCATTTTTGTCATCCTGCCGCTGCATCTTGGGCTGTGTTATCTTTTGACCAGCCGGTACGGAGGCGAGGGAGCGGCCCTCAGTATTTTCATCACCTATGTGGTGATGAATATCCTGCGGATCGCCATCGTCAGGAGACTGTTTGAAATATTCCCGTTGGATGCTAGACTGCTACGACCACTATGTGCTGGCGGAGTTGCGATTTTGATCTTGAGTATGGGTGAGAAGAGTTTTGCACTAAACACCATCGGAGGCGTGCTTGCAGGCCTGTTCATTGTGCTTCCCGCCTATTTTTCCATAATCTATCTATTATCCTCTTCAAGCGAAAGATCCAGGATCAGGTCCCTGTTGCCGGCAGGAGGGAGCAGGCAATGA
- a CDS encoding PEP-CTERM sorting domain-containing protein, whose product MSNIIRKIAVAVAIAGSMFLGAQGASATALDVGTTSGGGCCSFGTRGFWFEAPTDFTITGLSLPLESVQDSTLEVVLFNSTPPTYTNTTNDFTSLGYWEDVLSVETNLYFETGDIIGILGWADGRTPYNNTGGDYASSLGGFSITLSRLGFQDLGMAYDLWTEDGTIGVINVEYELGQVGDVDVSEPAQLALLGFALVGFGLMRRRKTA is encoded by the coding sequence ATGAGCAATATCATAAGAAAAATCGCCGTAGCCGTCGCAATTGCCGGCAGCATGTTCCTTGGAGCACAGGGCGCCTCTGCGACAGCGCTTGATGTCGGCACAACGAGCGGTGGTGGTTGTTGCAGTTTCGGCACACGCGGTTTCTGGTTCGAGGCGCCGACAGATTTCACCATTACGGGACTTTCCCTGCCGCTGGAAAGCGTACAGGACAGTACACTCGAAGTCGTACTTTTTAATTCCACACCGCCGACTTACACCAATACGACAAATGACTTTACCTCCCTCGGCTACTGGGAGGACGTCCTGTCCGTCGAAACCAATCTCTATTTCGAGACTGGCGATATCATCGGTATCCTGGGCTGGGCTGACGGTCGCACCCCGTACAACAATACTGGCGGAGACTATGCCTCCTCCCTTGGCGGTTTTAGCATTACCCTCAGCCGCCTTGGTTTCCAGGATCTAGGCATGGCCTACGACCTGTGGACTGAAGATGGAACGATCGGTGTGATCAATGTGGAATATGAACTCGGCCAGGTCGGCGACGTCGATGTTTCCGAACCGGCACAGCTGGCCCTGCTTGGCTTTGCTCTTGTCGGCTTTGGCCTGATGCGTCGTCGCAAAACCGCCTGA
- a CDS encoding pyruvate dehydrogenase complex E1 component subunit beta, with the protein MSIEILLPAMSPTMESGTVAKWNVKEGDKVSAGDVLAEIETDKATMELETDEEGVVGKIIVPEGTEEVAVGTRIAVLLEEGEDASALDDLSDAPAAAPAAAAAEDETAAPAATSAPVSLAPEEMDLPEGTTFKTMTVREALRDAMAEEMRKDGDVFVMGEEVAEYQGAYKVTQGLLDEFGPRRVIDTPITEHGFTGLGVGAAMAGLKPVVEFMTFNFAMQAIDQIINSAGKTNYMSGGQIRCPMVFRGPNGAAARVAAQHSQNYASWYAHVPGLIVIAPYDAADCKGLLKSAIRNPNPVIFLENEIVYGQSFEVPEVDDYIVPIGKAKVARAGTDVTLISYSIGVRECMAAADKLAEEGISAEVIDLRTIRPLDMETVVASVQKTNRVVCVEEGWANCGVTAELSARIMEEAFDYLDAPVARCANEDVPMPYAANLEKLALVNADKVVKAAKAVCYKD; encoded by the coding sequence ATGAGCATTGAAATTTTACTTCCCGCCATGTCGCCGACCATGGAGTCCGGCACTGTCGCCAAATGGAATGTGAAGGAAGGGGACAAGGTCTCTGCCGGTGATGTACTGGCCGAAATTGAAACCGATAAAGCCACCATGGAACTGGAAACTGACGAAGAAGGCGTGGTCGGCAAAATCATTGTACCGGAAGGAACCGAGGAAGTAGCCGTCGGCACCCGGATTGCAGTTTTGCTGGAAGAGGGCGAAGACGCCTCCGCACTCGACGATCTGTCTGACGCACCGGCAGCCGCGCCTGCCGCCGCAGCCGCAGAAGATGAAACCGCTGCACCAGCCGCAACCTCTGCGCCGGTCTCCCTGGCACCGGAGGAAATGGACCTGCCGGAAGGCACCACCTTCAAGACCATGACGGTGCGTGAGGCATTGCGCGACGCCATGGCGGAAGAAATGCGCAAGGACGGTGACGTCTTTGTCATGGGGGAGGAAGTGGCTGAATACCAGGGCGCCTACAAAGTGACCCAGGGGCTGCTGGATGAATTCGGCCCCCGCCGGGTGATTGACACGCCGATTACCGAGCACGGCTTTACCGGCCTCGGGGTTGGCGCCGCCATGGCGGGACTGAAGCCGGTTGTGGAATTCATGACCTTTAACTTCGCCATGCAGGCCATCGACCAGATCATCAACTCGGCCGGCAAGACCAACTATATGTCAGGCGGCCAGATCCGCTGTCCCATGGTGTTCCGCGGCCCCAACGGCGCTGCAGCCCGGGTGGCGGCCCAACATAGCCAGAACTATGCCTCATGGTATGCTCATGTGCCGGGCCTGATCGTGATCGCGCCCTATGATGCGGCCGACTGCAAAGGTCTGCTGAAGTCCGCTATTCGTAACCCGAACCCGGTGATCTTTCTGGAAAACGAGATTGTGTACGGCCAGAGCTTTGAAGTGCCCGAGGTGGATGATTACATCGTGCCGATCGGCAAGGCCAAGGTGGCCCGTGCGGGAACCGATGTGACCCTGATCAGCTATTCCATCGGCGTTCGCGAATGCATGGCGGCCGCGGATAAGCTGGCGGAAGAGGGGATCAGCGCCGAGGTCATAGACCTGCGCACCATCCGGCCGCTGGATATGGAAACTGTCGTCGCTTCGGTACAGAAAACCAACCGGGTTGTCTGTGTTGAGGAAGGCTGGGCCAATTGCGGTGTTACGGCGGAACTGTCGGCCCGTATCATGGAAGAGGCCTTCGATTATCTGGACGCACCGGTCGCCCGCTGCGCCAACGAGGATGTGCCCATGCCTTATGCCGCCAACCTCGAAAAACTTGCTCTTGTCAACGCGGACAAGGTGGTCAAGGCCGCCAAAGCCGTCTGCTACAAAGACTGA
- a CDS encoding pyruvate dehydrogenase complex dihydrolipoamide acetyltransferase translates to MPIELRMPALSPTMESGTLATWSVKEGDTVESGTILAEIETDKATMEFESIDEGVMGKILVPEGTEEVKVGELIGLLLEEGEDASALEGYEASAPAPAAAAPAEKAEEAPAPVATPAPAAATPAASGNRVFASPLARRIAAQQGYDISAITGSGPRGRIIKRDVEAFVPSAKPAAAAFGAVEMGGEAPYHEIKLSSMRKTIAKRLTESKQNVPHFYLGVDIELDNLLEARKQLNAISNDEYKLSVNDFIIRACALALKKVPEANVQFMGDVMRQFERADVSVAVAIDGGLVTPVIRGAEHKGLRQISDETKELAKKARDGKLMPEDYQGGTFSISNLGMFGIKTFQAVINPPQAAILAVGSGEQRVVVKNGQMVPATVMSVNLACDHRAIDGAVGAKFLEALKMFLETPSTMLL, encoded by the coding sequence ATGCCAATCGAATTACGTATGCCGGCCCTGTCCCCGACCATGGAAAGCGGGACCCTGGCCACTTGGTCCGTCAAGGAAGGGGATACCGTGGAAAGCGGTACCATCCTGGCCGAGATCGAGACCGACAAGGCGACCATGGAATTTGAAAGCATCGACGAAGGCGTTATGGGCAAAATCCTGGTGCCGGAAGGAACCGAAGAGGTGAAGGTGGGCGAATTGATCGGCCTGCTGCTGGAAGAAGGCGAAGATGCCTCCGCGCTGGAAGGCTATGAGGCTTCTGCTCCGGCTCCCGCCGCGGCTGCTCCTGCTGAAAAAGCCGAAGAAGCACCGGCACCTGTCGCTACACCGGCCCCGGCTGCAGCTACTCCGGCAGCCTCCGGCAACCGGGTATTTGCCTCACCACTGGCCCGCCGCATTGCCGCCCAGCAGGGTTATGATATTTCCGCCATCACCGGCAGTGGTCCGCGCGGACGTATCATCAAGCGTGACGTGGAAGCCTTTGTGCCCAGTGCCAAACCGGCTGCTGCTGCATTTGGGGCGGTTGAGATGGGCGGCGAAGCACCCTATCACGAAATCAAGCTGTCCAGTATGCGCAAGACCATCGCCAAGCGCCTGACGGAATCCAAGCAGAACGTGCCGCACTTCTATCTCGGCGTGGATATCGAACTGGATAACCTGCTGGAAGCCCGCAAACAGCTCAACGCGATCAGCAACGACGAGTATAAGCTGTCGGTCAACGATTTCATCATCCGGGCCTGCGCCCTGGCGCTGAAGAAAGTCCCGGAAGCCAACGTCCAGTTTATGGGTGATGTGATGCGCCAGTTTGAGCGCGCCGATGTCTCCGTGGCGGTCGCCATTGACGGCGGCCTGGTGACCCCGGTCATCCGCGGCGCTGAACATAAAGGGTTGCGCCAGATTTCCGACGAGACCAAGGAACTGGCCAAGAAAGCCCGTGACGGCAAACTGATGCCGGAAGATTACCAGGGCGGAACTTTCTCCATCTCCAACCTCGGCATGTTCGGGATCAAGACCTTCCAGGCTGTGATCAACCCGCCGCAGGCAGCGATCCTGGCTGTGGGCAGCGGCGAACAACGGGTTGTGGTCAAGAACGGACAAATGGTGCCGGCGACAGTCATGTCCGTGAACCTGGCCTGTGACCATCGGGCCATTGACGGCGCGGTCGGGGCAAAGTTCCTCGAAGCCCTGAAAATGTTCCTTGAAACACCGTCCACCATGCTGCTGTAG
- the lipA gene encoding lipoyl synthase, whose translation MSSEGDKVTPIRDNESRVRKPEWIRVKAPVSKGYHETRKMMQDLNLHTVCQEAACPNIGECWDKKHATVMILGDTCTRACAFCNIKTGKGNPVDPFEPDNVAIAAGKMGLNHIVITSVDRDDLEDGGADQFVKVIRRLREEAPGTTIEILTPDFRNKPGALEKVIEARPDVFNHNLETVPRNYTRIRPGARYYHSLRLLDRVKEVDPTIFTKSGIMVGLGETRQEVHQVMDDMRSANVDFITIGQYLQPTPRHATVEEFVKPDNFDKYAKVARAKGFLMVSASPLTRSSHHAGSDFEKLKAAREEKLAKEGARALRSGDAPVDIEEMARLNPNQTDTSED comes from the coding sequence GTGAGCAGTGAAGGCGATAAAGTAACCCCGATCCGGGATAATGAAAGCCGTGTCCGCAAGCCGGAATGGATCCGGGTGAAAGCCCCGGTGTCCAAAGGTTATCATGAAACCCGCAAGATGATGCAGGACCTGAACCTGCATACGGTGTGCCAGGAAGCAGCCTGTCCCAACATCGGCGAATGCTGGGACAAGAAGCATGCCACGGTGATGATCCTCGGCGATACCTGCACCCGGGCCTGCGCCTTCTGCAACATCAAGACCGGCAAGGGCAATCCGGTTGATCCGTTCGAGCCCGACAATGTAGCCATTGCCGCCGGCAAGATGGGACTCAACCATATCGTCATCACTTCTGTTGACCGCGACGACCTGGAGGACGGCGGCGCCGACCAGTTTGTCAAAGTGATCAGGCGGCTGCGCGAGGAAGCACCGGGCACCACCATCGAAATCCTGACCCCGGACTTCCGTAACAAGCCGGGGGCGCTGGAAAAGGTGATCGAGGCCCGTCCCGACGTGTTCAACCATAACCTGGAGACGGTGCCGCGCAACTATACCCGCATCCGTCCGGGCGCCCGCTATTATCATTCCCTGCGCCTGCTGGACCGGGTCAAGGAAGTGGACCCGACCATTTTCACCAAATCCGGCATCATGGTGGGCCTGGGTGAAACCAGGCAGGAAGTCCATCAGGTCATGGACGATATGCGCTCCGCCAATGTGGATTTCATCACCATCGGTCAGTATCTGCAGCCGACCCCGCGCCATGCCACGGTGGAAGAGTTTGTCAAGCCGGACAATTTCGACAAATATGCCAAGGTGGCCCGGGCCAAGGGCTTCCTTATGGTGTCAGCTTCGCCGCTGACCCGGTCTTCGCACCACGCCGGTTCCGACTTTGAAAAGCTCAAAGCTGCCCGTGAGGAAAAACTTGCCAAGGAAGGCGCCCGGGCGCTCCGCTCCGGGGATGCGCCGGTGGATATCGAGGAAATGGCCCGGCTTAATCCCAACCAGACAGACACCTCAGAAGACTGA
- a CDS encoding CDP-alcohol phosphatidyltransferase family protein, whose amino-acid sequence MIRTGSEIQSLGQQLQVCIISSPEGELPILNMTLRRRLFKQLCDLGFEDIFQLGGTGWQLTAMANENNSTIHIYRTLKDLEDNLAPHIPCVTLQDGVVFTDCVLREKLAGVTESCELSTEGGYPAAQYSRAELEKIIFASLSKETDGLVSRTLNRPVSGLISRQLAKADFSPMLFTWLTGLLSLVMVWVLTSDHHFAIVGGCLLFHLVSVLDGVDGEIARSTYKKTAFGAKLDTGLDMTANVLFMVGLQYALWNFYGVEFLYYSGYIIALVLTGILMMTLLLYFGPGGGSFDILAQTIRTRLAHSPFWLSTFNNLNYFFKRDCFAFIFAVVGLLGLERLIPASLIFGLVVWNLAILVNARQILDQKPEKIVPAEPDLNELN is encoded by the coding sequence ATGATCAGGACCGGGTCGGAAATTCAGTCTCTGGGACAGCAGCTGCAAGTCTGCATCATTTCCTCACCGGAGGGAGAATTGCCGATCCTCAATATGACGCTGAGGCGTCGTCTTTTTAAACAACTTTGCGATCTTGGTTTCGAAGACATCTTCCAGCTTGGTGGAACCGGTTGGCAGTTGACGGCGATGGCCAACGAAAACAACTCAACAATCCATATCTATCGAACCTTGAAGGATTTGGAAGATAATCTGGCCCCACATATCCCCTGCGTGACGTTGCAGGATGGCGTGGTTTTCACTGATTGCGTTCTCAGGGAAAAACTGGCGGGTGTCACCGAAAGCTGCGAATTGTCGACAGAAGGTGGCTATCCGGCAGCGCAATACAGCCGCGCGGAACTGGAAAAAATCATCTTTGCCTCCCTGTCCAAGGAGACCGACGGCCTGGTGTCCAGAACCCTGAACCGACCGGTTTCGGGGCTGATCAGTCGCCAGCTGGCGAAAGCGGATTTTTCCCCCATGTTGTTTACCTGGCTGACGGGGCTATTGTCACTGGTCATGGTCTGGGTCCTGACCTCGGATCACCATTTTGCCATCGTCGGCGGCTGCCTGTTGTTTCACTTGGTTTCCGTGCTGGACGGTGTGGATGGGGAAATAGCCCGCTCCACCTATAAAAAGACAGCTTTCGGTGCGAAACTGGATACGGGCCTGGATATGACGGCAAATGTCCTGTTCATGGTCGGGTTGCAATATGCGTTGTGGAATTTCTATGGGGTGGAGTTCCTCTATTACAGTGGGTATATCATTGCCTTGGTGTTGACCGGTATCCTGATGATGACATTGCTGCTGTATTTTGGCCCGGGAGGCGGGAGTTTTGATATCCTGGCCCAGACCATCCGCACCCGACTGGCGCACAGCCCGTTCTGGCTTTCCACCTTCAATAACCTCAACTATTTTTTCAAGCGGGATTGCTTCGCGTTTATTTTTGCCGTTGTGGGCTTGTTGGGACTGGAACGCCTGATTCCGGCCAGCCTTATTTTCGGCCTGGTT